In Pyxidicoccus trucidator, a single genomic region encodes these proteins:
- a CDS encoding M13 family metallopeptidase gives MKFHHRRMPGAARGVLVACASALLTSCASSAPAEKPATPPPAESPAPAPTPKPTYGTFGFDLDGMDRSVKPGDNFYRHANGTWLDKTEIPADRSTYGMFTRLAEQADQRTRELIEAQTQAPEGSEGRKIGNVFASFLDEAAIEAKGVAPLKPELDRIAALSNKKQLSTELGKGLRADVDALNTGDITTDRIFGLWVTEDLNDPTRYAPYLLQGGLGLPDRDYYLVDSPRFKEVRQAYQQHIANMLKLAGLSEPEARAARVVDLETKLAKAHWSPVESRDITKTNNPWPREQFAKKAPGLDWNAYFTAAGLAQQPQVLVWQPSALTGISKLVGSEPLQAWKDYLSFRAISRGAPYLSKAFVDESFAFNGKTLAGAKQLRDRWKRAIDVTNSAMGMAVGRLYVEKHFPPEVKAAADTMVRNIVAAFGQRVDGLTWMSPETRARAREKVNTLQTSIGHPTKWRDYSGLEVVRGDAYGNAERASLFELQRNLGKLGQPVDRTEWYMVPHLVNALNSPQQNSIIFPAAILQPPFFDANADPAVNYGGIGAIIGHEIVHSFDDIGAKFDAHGKLANWWTKEDEARFEAAGKALTAQYNAYKPLPDLSVNGKLTLGENIADLGGAQVAYDAYKLSLGGKEAPVIDGFTGDQRFFLGFAQVWRNKYREQLLRRVLMTDGHSPGEYRAATVRNLDAWYQAFDVAPGQQLFLAPEQRIRIW, from the coding sequence TTGAAATTCCACCACCGACGTATGCCGGGTGCCGCGCGCGGAGTGCTGGTCGCCTGTGCCTCCGCGCTGTTGACCTCGTGCGCGTCCTCCGCCCCAGCGGAGAAGCCCGCCACGCCCCCTCCGGCGGAGAGCCCCGCTCCCGCCCCCACGCCGAAGCCCACCTACGGCACCTTCGGCTTCGACCTCGACGGCATGGACAGGTCCGTCAAGCCGGGCGACAACTTCTACCGTCACGCCAACGGGACCTGGCTCGACAAGACGGAGATTCCGGCCGACCGCTCCACCTACGGCATGTTCACCCGGCTGGCGGAGCAGGCCGACCAGCGCACCCGCGAGCTGATTGAGGCGCAGACCCAGGCGCCCGAGGGCAGCGAGGGCCGGAAGATTGGCAACGTCTTCGCCAGCTTCCTCGACGAGGCCGCCATCGAGGCGAAGGGCGTGGCGCCGCTCAAGCCCGAGCTGGACCGGATTGCAGCCCTCTCCAACAAGAAGCAGCTGTCTACCGAGCTGGGCAAGGGTCTGCGCGCGGATGTGGACGCGCTCAACACGGGCGACATCACCACGGACCGCATCTTCGGCCTCTGGGTGACCGAGGACCTGAACGACCCGACGCGGTATGCCCCCTACCTGCTGCAGGGCGGACTGGGGCTTCCGGACCGCGACTACTACCTCGTCGACAGCCCCCGCTTCAAAGAGGTCCGTCAGGCGTACCAGCAGCACATCGCCAACATGCTGAAGCTGGCGGGCCTGTCCGAGCCGGAGGCCCGGGCTGCCCGGGTGGTCGACCTGGAGACGAAGCTCGCCAAGGCGCACTGGTCCCCGGTCGAGTCGCGCGACATCACCAAGACGAACAACCCCTGGCCACGCGAGCAGTTCGCAAAGAAGGCCCCCGGCCTCGACTGGAACGCGTACTTCACCGCCGCGGGCCTCGCGCAGCAGCCGCAGGTCCTCGTCTGGCAGCCGAGCGCGCTGACGGGCATCTCCAAGCTGGTGGGCAGCGAGCCGCTCCAGGCCTGGAAGGACTACCTGTCCTTCCGCGCCATCTCCCGTGGCGCGCCCTACCTGTCCAAGGCCTTCGTCGACGAGAGCTTCGCGTTCAACGGCAAGACGCTGGCCGGCGCGAAGCAGCTGAGAGACCGCTGGAAGCGCGCCATCGACGTCACCAACTCCGCCATGGGCATGGCCGTGGGCCGGCTCTACGTGGAGAAGCACTTCCCGCCCGAGGTCAAGGCCGCGGCGGACACCATGGTCCGCAACATCGTCGCCGCGTTCGGCCAGCGCGTGGACGGACTGACCTGGATGTCGCCCGAGACGCGGGCCCGCGCCCGGGAGAAGGTCAACACCCTGCAGACCAGCATCGGCCACCCGACGAAGTGGCGGGACTACTCGGGGCTGGAAGTCGTTCGCGGTGACGCCTATGGCAACGCGGAGCGCGCGTCGCTCTTCGAGCTCCAGCGCAACCTGGGCAAGCTGGGCCAGCCGGTGGACCGGACCGAGTGGTACATGGTGCCGCACCTGGTGAATGCGCTGAACTCGCCGCAGCAGAACTCCATCATCTTCCCCGCCGCCATCCTCCAGCCGCCCTTCTTCGACGCGAACGCGGACCCGGCCGTCAACTACGGCGGCATCGGCGCCATCATCGGCCACGAAATCGTCCACAGCTTCGACGACATCGGCGCGAAGTTCGACGCGCACGGCAAGCTGGCCAACTGGTGGACGAAGGAGGACGAGGCCCGCTTCGAGGCCGCGGGCAAGGCGCTCACCGCGCAGTACAACGCCTACAAGCCGCTGCCCGACCTGTCCGTCAATGGCAAGCTGACGCTGGGTGAGAACATCGCGGACCTGGGCGGCGCGCAGGTGGCCTATGACGCCTACAAGCTGTCGCTCGGAGGCAAGGAGGCGCCGGTGATTGATGGCTTCACCGGCGACCAGCGCTTCTTCCTCGGCTTCGCCCAGGTGTGGCGCAACAAGTACCGCGAGCAGCTGCTGCGCCGCGTCCTGATGACGGACGGGCACTCGCCCGGCGAGTACCGCGCGGCCACGGTGCGCAACCTCGATGCCTGGTACCAGGCCTTCGACGTCGCGCCCGGGCAGCAGCTCTTCCTCGCGCCGGAGCAGCGCATCCGCATCTGGTAG
- a CDS encoding YncE family protein has protein sequence MQTPSTAIGRGVSTLMFAAMLLVSSTASAAPFTLFESGQVRPLALSPNGQLLFAVNTPDNRLEIFQVGSGGLVHRGAVSVGLEPVAVAARTNNEVWVVNHLSDSVSVVRIDAGGTGGAVVRTLLVGDEPRDIVFAGTGRKRAFITAAHRGQNAPFDPQLTTEGIGRADVWVFDSDNLGTTLGGSPLTIIPLFGDTPRALAVTPDGSRVYAAVFHSGNRSSVVHESLVPNGGEAAGGVPGPNTNFQGVPATEVSVLVRYNGQDWLDVLGRPWTQQMPFSLPDKDVFAISATANPPAQVSGAAGFYTGVGTILFNMAVNPVSGKVYVSNTEGRNDLRFEGPGTFAGGSLRGHTHESRITVLGSGGVAPRHLNKHIDYSACCAPVPNTESEKSLAQPLGMSVSSDGATLYVAAFGSSKLGVYSTAALEADTFVPSTANQIELSGGGPTGVVLDEARGRLYVLTRFDNSISVVNTTTRQEVAHLPMFNPEPASVVEGRPFLYDARRSSSHGDSSCGSCHIFGDFDSLTWDLGNPDGAVKANFNPVVPVLPEFGPDATFGQDTSFHPMKGPLATQSLRGMANQGPMHWRGDRTAGDSAPSVQPNGGAFDEVAAFKQFNPAFMDLLGRSAQLTPQEMQKFTDFALQITYPPNPIRNLDNALTAQQQAGRDFFVNTTSFFQGSCESCHRVDVNANPGEGPFKGFFGTDGKSSFDAEPLFPKVPHLRNMYQKVGMFGAGFPFGNSPADTFLGDQVRGIGFNSDGAIPTLFHFNSGFDFHPVFNAVGIPDSPEGFAAKKNMELYMLAFESNLAPIVGQQVTLSANNGAVAGPRIDLLKQRADAGECDLVAKGRASSYDAGFLYLGSGQFAVDRAALPHVADAALRQAVVQHNGVLTFTCVPPGSGPRIGIDRDLDGVLDGDEAATLSAPTAR, from the coding sequence ATGCAGACCCCCAGCACGGCCATTGGCCGTGGCGTATCCACCTTGATGTTCGCGGCGATGCTCCTCGTGAGCAGCACCGCCTCCGCGGCCCCCTTCACCCTCTTCGAGAGTGGCCAGGTCCGGCCCCTGGCGCTCTCTCCCAACGGGCAGCTGCTCTTCGCCGTCAACACGCCGGACAACCGCCTGGAGATCTTCCAGGTGGGCAGCGGCGGCCTCGTCCACCGTGGCGCCGTGTCGGTGGGCCTGGAGCCCGTCGCCGTCGCCGCGCGGACCAACAACGAGGTCTGGGTCGTCAACCACCTGTCCGACAGCGTCAGTGTCGTGCGCATCGACGCGGGCGGGACTGGCGGCGCCGTGGTGCGGACGCTGCTCGTCGGCGATGAGCCGCGCGACATCGTCTTCGCCGGGACGGGCCGCAAGCGCGCCTTCATCACCGCCGCGCACCGGGGCCAGAATGCGCCCTTCGACCCGCAGCTCACCACGGAGGGCATCGGCCGGGCCGACGTCTGGGTGTTCGACTCGGACAACCTGGGCACCACGCTGGGCGGCAGCCCGCTCACCATCATCCCCCTCTTTGGAGACACGCCCCGCGCCCTCGCGGTGACGCCGGATGGCTCGCGTGTCTACGCGGCGGTGTTCCACTCCGGCAACCGCAGCTCCGTGGTGCACGAGAGCCTCGTGCCCAACGGCGGCGAGGCGGCCGGCGGCGTTCCCGGGCCCAACACCAACTTCCAGGGCGTGCCGGCCACCGAGGTCTCCGTCCTCGTCCGGTACAACGGCCAGGACTGGCTGGACGTGCTGGGCCGCCCGTGGACGCAGCAGATGCCCTTCTCCCTGCCGGACAAGGACGTGTTCGCCATCTCCGCCACCGCCAACCCTCCGGCGCAGGTGTCGGGCGCGGCGGGCTTCTACACCGGCGTGGGCACCATCCTGTTCAACATGGCCGTCAACCCCGTGAGTGGGAAGGTCTACGTCAGCAACACCGAGGGCCGGAACGACCTGCGCTTCGAGGGCCCGGGCACCTTTGCCGGCGGCAGCCTCCGGGGACACACCCACGAGAGCCGCATCACCGTGCTGGGCTCGGGCGGCGTCGCGCCCCGGCACCTCAACAAGCACATCGACTACAGCGCCTGCTGCGCCCCCGTGCCCAACACGGAGAGCGAGAAGAGCCTCGCGCAGCCGCTGGGGATGTCCGTGTCCTCCGACGGCGCCACCCTCTACGTCGCGGCGTTCGGCTCGTCCAAGCTGGGCGTGTACTCCACCGCCGCGCTGGAGGCCGACACCTTCGTGCCGAGCACGGCCAACCAGATTGAGCTGAGCGGTGGCGGCCCTACCGGCGTGGTGCTGGACGAGGCGCGCGGCCGGCTCTACGTGCTGACGCGCTTCGACAACTCCATCTCCGTGGTCAACACCACCACGCGCCAGGAAGTCGCGCACCTGCCCATGTTCAACCCCGAGCCGGCGAGCGTGGTGGAGGGGCGTCCGTTCCTCTATGACGCGCGGCGGAGCTCCAGCCACGGCGACTCGTCGTGCGGGAGCTGCCACATCTTCGGCGACTTCGACAGCCTGACGTGGGACCTGGGCAACCCGGATGGCGCCGTGAAAGCCAACTTCAACCCCGTCGTTCCCGTGCTGCCCGAGTTCGGGCCGGACGCCACCTTCGGACAGGACACGTCCTTCCACCCGATGAAGGGCCCGCTGGCCACGCAGAGCCTGCGCGGCATGGCGAACCAGGGCCCCATGCACTGGCGGGGTGACAGGACGGCCGGCGACTCGGCGCCGAGCGTCCAGCCGAACGGCGGAGCCTTCGACGAAGTCGCTGCCTTCAAGCAGTTCAATCCCGCGTTCATGGACCTGCTCGGGCGCAGCGCGCAGCTCACCCCGCAGGAGATGCAGAAGTTCACCGACTTCGCGCTGCAGATCACCTACCCGCCGAACCCCATCCGCAACCTGGACAACGCGCTGACGGCGCAACAGCAGGCGGGCCGGGACTTCTTCGTCAACACCACGAGCTTCTTCCAGGGCTCGTGCGAGTCCTGCCACCGGGTGGACGTGAATGCCAACCCGGGCGAGGGCCCCTTCAAGGGCTTCTTCGGCACGGACGGCAAGTCGTCCTTCGACGCGGAGCCGCTGTTCCCCAAGGTGCCCCACCTGCGGAACATGTACCAGAAGGTCGGCATGTTCGGCGCCGGGTTCCCCTTCGGCAACTCGCCCGCGGACACGTTCCTCGGAGACCAGGTCCGCGGCATCGGCTTCAACAGCGACGGGGCCATCCCCACGCTGTTCCACTTCAACAGCGGCTTCGACTTCCACCCCGTCTTCAACGCCGTGGGCATCCCCGACTCGCCCGAGGGCTTCGCGGCGAAGAAGAACATGGAGCTGTACATGCTGGCCTTCGAGAGCAACCTGGCGCCCATCGTCGGGCAGCAGGTGACGCTCAGCGCCAACAATGGGGCCGTGGCCGGCCCGCGCATCGACCTGCTGAAGCAGCGCGCGGACGCGGGCGAGTGTGACCTGGTCGCGAAGGGGCGTGCGTCTTCGTATGACGCGGGCTTCCTGTACCTGGGCAGCGGGCAGTTCGCGGTGGACCGGGCGGCGCTGCCCCACGTCGCCGACGCGGCGCTCCGGCAGGCCGTGGTCCAGCACAACGGCGTCCTGACGTTCACCTGCGTGCCCCCGGGCTCGGGGCCGCGCATCGGCATCGACCGGGACCTGGATGGCGTCCTCGATGGTGACGAGGCCGCGACGCTGAGCGCTCCCACCGCGCGGTGA
- a CDS encoding GNAT family N-acetyltransferase: MIAPGPTLETARLILRPTALEDLEGYATLAGDPESARFIGGVQPRAMAWRAMSAMAGSWALQGFAMFSVLEKPTGRWVGRVGPWMPEGWPGTEVGWGLLRDAWGKGYATEAATAAIDWAFDTLGWTQVIHCIAPENTPSAEVARRLGSKLIGPAKLPPPYDTTVIEAWGQSREEWRARRK; encoded by the coding sequence ATGATTGCCCCTGGACCGACGCTCGAGACCGCCCGCCTCATCCTGCGCCCCACCGCGCTGGAGGACCTGGAGGGCTACGCGACGCTCGCGGGGGACCCGGAGTCCGCGCGCTTCATTGGCGGCGTACAGCCGCGAGCCATGGCGTGGCGGGCCATGAGCGCCATGGCCGGCTCGTGGGCGCTGCAGGGCTTCGCCATGTTCTCCGTGCTGGAGAAGCCGACGGGCCGCTGGGTGGGGCGCGTGGGCCCGTGGATGCCGGAGGGCTGGCCGGGCACGGAGGTGGGCTGGGGCCTGCTGCGCGACGCCTGGGGCAAGGGCTACGCCACCGAGGCCGCGACGGCGGCCATCGACTGGGCCTTCGACACGCTCGGCTGGACGCAGGTCATCCACTGCATCGCCCCGGAGAACACCCCGTCCGCGGAGGTCGCCCGCCGGCTGGGGTCGAAGCTCATCGGCCCGGCGAAGCTGCCGCCGCCCTATGACACCACCGTGATTGAAGCCTGGGGGCAGAGCCGCGAGGAATGGCGGGCGCGGCGGAAGTAA
- a CDS encoding M91 family zinc metallopeptidase: MSANRIGGGSTPSTQRTQPRAEPRVETAKPANVAPQQDRAAQQLRNRLATDGFDATPRNSGKLDLEGARRPPPPPPAPSGPQVTTDRAGNTVVDLGTGNNQATVSRGPDGGLTITSDGQSVNLTAEQARNATIRGGEGNDRIAVDADVTANLRIDGGNGSDTLIGGGGQNTLEGGDGDDYIQGGAGNDRIVGGAGRDVMYGLGGNDTMLGGADRDYMDGGEGNDALNGGAGNDQVMGGRGNDTLNGGVGDDVVAAGEGTDRVNGGAGNDTLYTQTDDTVGGTARNRAGDTVTTVDLSTRNAAGNAVGSSVTVEGDAAFQARVQSDLDALRSMPAGQEMLLALDNSGHTTTIRQAASGDGNSAGATDRPNAWLQADGTPGTGSDAYINYNPERTVLGGGAEEWQNRPPIVGFFHEMVHAYNYATGTLAPGTTGGVNNRELAAVGLPYDHDANASTPDQHPGHTSENRIREQLGLPPRPEY; the protein is encoded by the coding sequence ATGAGCGCGAATCGCATCGGTGGTGGCAGTACCCCTTCGACGCAGCGGACCCAGCCCCGTGCCGAGCCGCGCGTCGAAACGGCGAAGCCGGCGAACGTCGCGCCCCAGCAGGACCGGGCGGCCCAGCAGCTTCGCAACCGCCTCGCCACGGACGGCTTCGACGCCACCCCGCGCAACAGCGGCAAGCTGGACCTGGAAGGCGCGCGTCGCCCGCCCCCGCCTCCTCCGGCGCCTTCGGGCCCGCAGGTCACCACGGACCGTGCCGGAAACACGGTGGTGGACCTGGGGACGGGGAACAACCAGGCCACGGTGTCCCGCGGTCCTGACGGCGGGTTGACCATCACCTCCGATGGCCAGAGCGTCAACCTGACGGCGGAGCAGGCGAGGAACGCCACCATCCGTGGCGGCGAGGGCAATGACCGCATCGCGGTGGACGCCGACGTGACGGCGAACCTCCGCATCGACGGTGGCAACGGCAGCGACACGCTCATCGGCGGCGGCGGCCAGAACACCCTCGAGGGTGGCGACGGGGATGACTACATCCAGGGCGGGGCGGGCAATGACCGCATCGTGGGTGGCGCGGGCCGCGATGTCATGTACGGCCTGGGCGGCAACGACACGATGCTGGGCGGCGCGGACCGTGACTACATGGACGGCGGCGAGGGCAACGACGCCCTCAACGGTGGCGCCGGCAACGACCAGGTGATGGGCGGCCGTGGCAACGACACGCTGAACGGTGGCGTCGGGGACGACGTGGTCGCCGCGGGCGAGGGCACGGACCGGGTCAACGGCGGGGCTGGCAACGACACGCTGTACACGCAGACCGACGACACCGTCGGCGGCACGGCGCGGAACCGCGCGGGGGACACCGTCACCACGGTGGACTTGAGCACCCGGAACGCCGCGGGCAATGCCGTCGGCAGCTCCGTCACCGTGGAGGGCGATGCCGCCTTCCAGGCCCGCGTCCAGTCCGACCTGGATGCCCTGCGCTCCATGCCGGCGGGGCAGGAGATGCTCCTGGCGCTCGACAACAGCGGCCACACCACCACCATCCGCCAGGCGGCTTCGGGGGACGGTAACTCCGCGGGCGCGACGGACCGCCCCAACGCGTGGTTGCAGGCGGATGGCACGCCGGGCACCGGCTCGGACGCGTACATCAACTACAACCCCGAGCGCACGGTGCTCGGCGGCGGCGCGGAGGAGTGGCAGAACCGCCCGCCCATCGTGGGCTTCTTCCACGAGATGGTGCACGCCTACAACTACGCCACCGGCACGCTGGCCCCCGGGACGACGGGTGGGGTGAACAACCGCGAGCTGGCGGCGGTGGGCCTGCCGTACGACCACGACGCCAACGCGTCGACGCCGGACCAGCACCCGGGCCACACCAGCGAGAACCGCATCCGCGAGCAGCTCGGCCTGCCTCCCCGTCCCGAGTACTGA